From Orenia marismortui DSM 5156, one genomic window encodes:
- a CDS encoding N-acetylmuramoyl-L-alanine amidase — protein sequence MKSLKVYFISPLAIILSLLFIFILSIAITFTVKSTENYSKLDKTIIIDAGHGGIDVGANKANILEKDINLAIAKKLDTFFNDRGSIKTIMIRTEDKLYEDDRNKDIVHRAELIQESKADILISIHVNSFPSSQSFGGQTFYKPKSEKSKELANFVQEKLIEIQPKNYRRIKEGPYYILRKSKIPSVIVEVGFISNPEDRKRISNSKEQDKIAQGIGEGIINYLNHNLKINPQDKPSLGNNNIKNSIKLYFGDYSFKEEEKLSSEEINLKNLKVINLNNISPIEALATHVIKELLKGPHLKHHFKLIPNSTKLLGINIIDNIAYINFNQEFINNNTSGIGEWLKIRSVIKTMTQIPGIEKVQLLVEGKHLSTSHFFLDHPLN from the coding sequence ATGAAAAGCTTAAAAGTATATTTTATTTCACCTTTAGCTATTATATTATCTTTATTATTTATATTTATCTTGAGCATTGCTATTACTTTCACAGTAAAAAGTACCGAAAATTATTCAAAACTAGATAAGACTATCATAATTGATGCTGGACATGGTGGAATAGATGTAGGAGCTAATAAAGCTAATATTTTAGAAAAAGATATCAATCTAGCCATAGCTAAAAAATTGGACACTTTTTTTAATGATAGGGGAAGTATTAAAACAATTATGATCAGAACTGAGGATAAATTATATGAAGATGATCGTAACAAAGATATTGTTCACAGAGCAGAATTAATACAAGAAAGTAAAGCTGATATTTTAATTAGTATACATGTAAATAGCTTTCCTAGTTCTCAATCCTTTGGAGGACAGACTTTTTATAAACCCAAATCTGAAAAAAGTAAAGAACTAGCAAATTTCGTTCAAGAAAAATTAATAGAAATCCAACCTAAAAATTATAGAAGAATAAAAGAAGGACCTTACTATATACTACGCAAAAGCAAAATTCCCTCTGTTATTGTAGAAGTTGGCTTTATTAGTAACCCTGAAGACAGAAAGAGAATATCAAATTCTAAAGAACAAGATAAAATTGCACAAGGTATAGGTGAAGGAATTATTAATTATCTAAATCATAATTTAAAAATAAATCCTCAGGATAAACCTAGCTTGGGAAATAATAATATCAAAAATAGCATAAAACTTTACTTTGGTGATTATTCCTTCAAAGAAGAAGAAAAACTATCTAGTGAAGAGATTAATTTGAAAAATTTAAAAGTTATTAATCTAAACAATATTTCACCTATTGAAGCTTTAGCTACTCATGTTATTAAAGAATTATTAAAAGGGCCTCATCTTAAGCACCACTTCAAGTTAATTCCTAACTCTACAAAACTATTAGGAATTAATATTATTGATAATATAGCCTATATCAATTTCAATCAAGAATTTATAAATAATAATACAAGTGGTATTGGAGAATGGTTAAAAATAAGATCTGTGATAAAGACCATGACTCAGATACCAGGAATTGAAAAAGTACAACTTTTAGTAGAAGGAAAACACTTAAGTACTAGTCATTTTTTCTTAGATCATCCACTAAACTAA
- a CDS encoding polysaccharide deacetylase family protein: MEIDLTKKDLLIFSVVLSISFFLLGLVTNDIFNHQAIRVSNNKLVPIYKVDTSEKKVAITLDGMWGSKNTSELLKIFRENNVNITFFFGGNWLEEYPHLVKEIAANGHEVGNHSYTHPHMASLNREQIEVELNKTGELIKDLTGKKPFLFRPPFGEYNNLLIKTCEELGYYPIQWSIDSHDWMDVSTDYIVKRVLDNIEAGSIILMHNNGQNTPQALRKILPELKRRGYKVVPLSKLIYLKDYYVESYSGIQKKRGVEK; the protein is encoded by the coding sequence GTGGAAATAGATTTAACTAAGAAAGACTTATTGATTTTCTCTGTTGTACTAAGTATTAGTTTTTTTTTATTGGGCTTAGTTACTAATGATATCTTTAATCATCAAGCAATCAGGGTTAGCAATAATAAACTAGTTCCAATTTATAAAGTAGATACTTCAGAAAAGAAGGTTGCTATTACTTTAGATGGGATGTGGGGGTCAAAAAATACCTCAGAATTATTGAAGATATTTAGAGAAAATAATGTTAATATTACTTTCTTTTTTGGTGGCAATTGGCTAGAAGAATATCCTCACTTGGTAAAAGAGATAGCAGCTAATGGACATGAAGTGGGAAATCATAGTTATACTCACCCACATATGGCTTCTTTAAATCGAGAACAAATAGAAGTAGAGTTAAATAAAACTGGAGAATTAATTAAGGATTTGACTGGAAAGAAGCCGTTTTTATTTAGACCACCTTTTGGAGAATATAATAATCTTTTAATCAAAACTTGTGAAGAGTTAGGGTACTATCCAATTCAATGGAGTATTGATTCCCATGATTGGATGGATGTAAGTACTGATTATATTGTTAAGCGTGTATTAGATAATATTGAAGCTGGTTCTATTATCTTGATGCATAATAATGGTCAAAACACGCCACAAGCATTAAGAAAAATACTGCCTGAACTAAAAAGAAGAGGTTATAAAGTTGTACCCCTATCTAAATTAATTTATCTTAAAGATTATTATGTAGAGAGTTATTCTGGAATTCAGAAAAAGAGAGGAGTTGAAAAATAG
- a CDS encoding polysaccharide deacetylase family protein, which translates to MSRRKVKIFYLPLNRDVLLGLIGVVMLLSFGVLHFDQSDQIQEQAVFNPQEKAYYQGPAAKKAMSLTINVAWGEEYLPSMLDTLDKYQVKATFFFIGRWVEKFPDKTKEIKERGHELGNHGYRHLHPKKLSKDKLIKLIKDNEELIYKTTGIRTNLFAPPYGEVDDRISEVASEAGYKTIMWSADTIDWQRPAPEVIINRVLSKAQNGGIVLMHPTKPTSQALAQIIEKLQAKGYKLVTVSELLE; encoded by the coding sequence GTGTCTAGACGAAAGGTTAAAATATTTTATTTACCCTTAAACAGAGATGTTCTGTTAGGGTTAATAGGAGTAGTAATGTTATTAAGTTTTGGGGTTTTACACTTTGATCAGTCTGATCAAATTCAAGAACAGGCTGTTTTTAATCCACAAGAAAAGGCTTATTATCAAGGGCCAGCAGCTAAGAAAGCAATGTCTTTAACTATTAATGTAGCTTGGGGAGAAGAATACCTTCCATCAATGTTAGATACTTTAGATAAATATCAAGTAAAAGCTACCTTTTTTTTTATTGGACGTTGGGTTGAGAAATTTCCCGATAAGACCAAAGAGATTAAAGAACGTGGCCATGAGTTAGGTAATCATGGTTATCGACATTTACATCCCAAAAAATTATCTAAGGATAAACTTATTAAATTAATTAAGGATAATGAAGAATTGATATATAAGACTACTGGTATACGAACTAATCTTTTTGCTCCACCATATGGGGAAGTAGATGATAGAATCTCTGAGGTTGCATCTGAAGCTGGTTACAAAACTATAATGTGGAGTGCTGATACAATAGATTGGCAAAGACCAGCACCAGAAGTAATTATTAATAGAGTACTAAGTAAAGCACAAAATGGAGGAATTGTATTAATGCATCCAACTAAACCTACTTCTCAAGCTTTAGCACAAATTATAGAAAAGCTACAAGCAAAGGGTTATAAGCTAGTTACTGTTTCTGAATTGTTGGAATAG
- a CDS encoding VanW family protein produces MAKRKGSMYTIQRGLIILIVIILIGILILGLVAEVDKLLRIIWGVEENVYFENQDLSRYLRSEVESLLYYYSKDSILYPVNATIDHDSGEIVSESYGEIIDITATGNRIFEVEKNSKIKEIKYKIKPYLYKEDIEKINKKIGNYTTTVRGSDGRKENIKLASELINNRLLLSGEVFSFNKVVGPRTKEKGFKEAPEIINGELSLGIGGGICQVSSTLFNALKADEFQIIERHIHSKDITYVPDGKDVAVAWDYLDFKFKNNFSNPIIIKSKVIYNQLTINILGSLEED; encoded by the coding sequence ATGGCTAAAAGAAAGGGTTCTATGTATACAATTCAAAGAGGATTAATTATATTAATAGTTATTATTTTAATTGGTATTTTGATTTTGGGATTAGTTGCAGAAGTAGATAAGTTACTTCGTATTATTTGGGGTGTAGAGGAAAATGTTTATTTTGAAAATCAAGATTTGAGTAGATATTTGAGAAGTGAAGTTGAATCTTTGCTGTATTATTACTCCAAAGATAGCATCTTATATCCTGTTAATGCTACTATAGATCATGATAGTGGAGAGATTGTTTCTGAATCTTATGGAGAGATAATTGATATTACTGCTACAGGGAATAGAATATTTGAAGTTGAGAAAAATTCTAAAATAAAGGAGATTAAATATAAAATAAAGCCTTATTTATATAAAGAAGATATAGAAAAGATAAATAAAAAAATTGGAAACTATACTACAACTGTAAGAGGAAGTGATGGTAGAAAAGAAAATATAAAATTAGCATCTGAATTGATTAATAATAGATTACTTTTATCTGGAGAAGTATTCTCTTTTAATAAAGTAGTAGGGCCTAGAACTAAGGAGAAAGGATTTAAAGAAGCTCCTGAGATTATTAATGGAGAATTAAGCTTAGGTATTGGTGGTGGAATCTGTCAGGTATCTAGTACATTATTTAATGCATTAAAAGCTGATGAGTTTCAGATTATAGAAAGGCATATTCATTCGAAAGATATTACTTATGTTCCTGATGGAAAAGATGTAGCAGTTGCTTGGGATTATTTAGATTTTAAGTTTAAGAATAATTTTTCTAATCCAATTATAATTAAATCCAAGGTGATTTATAATCAATTGACCATAAATATTTTAGGTTCTTTAGAAGAGGACTGA
- the dut gene encoding dUTP diphosphatase, with amino-acid sequence MKIKIRRLNDAAILPEYQHGSIEDAGMDLCSIEEGVLKPSEYKIFKTGIAISLEEGYMGKVAPRSGLALKHGITVLNAEGTIDPGYRGEIGIVLINHGKEAFKVNKGDRIAQLIVQKYETVEWEEVEQLSDSKRGEGGYGHTGV; translated from the coding sequence ATGAAAATTAAGATTAGAAGATTAAATGATGCAGCTATTTTACCAGAGTATCAACATGGTAGTATAGAAGATGCAGGGATGGATTTATGTTCGATTGAAGAAGGAGTTTTAAAGCCAAGTGAGTATAAAATTTTTAAAACGGGAATTGCCATTAGTTTAGAAGAGGGTTATATGGGAAAAGTAGCACCTAGGAGTGGATTAGCATTAAAGCATGGAATTACAGTTTTAAATGCTGAAGGAACAATTGATCCTGGATATAGAGGAGAGATTGGTATTGTATTAATTAATCATGGTAAAGAAGCGTTTAAAGTTAATAAAGGAGATAGAATAGCGCAATTGATTGTTCAAAAATATGAAACAGTTGAATGGGAAGAAGTAGAGCAATTATCTGATTCTAAACGTGGTGAGGGAGGTTATGGTCATACTGGGGTATAA
- a CDS encoding YlmC/YmxH family sporulation protein, with protein sequence MNLTELEGKEIININDGSRLGMVAGTELTFDPNTGELESIMIPQQGGVFSLFSTVKHFFIPWSTVIKIGDEVIIVDLNSTDYDQYLSHAEY encoded by the coding sequence ATGAATTTAACCGAATTAGAAGGAAAAGAGATTATAAATATTAATGATGGTAGTAGATTAGGAATGGTTGCTGGAACGGAATTAACCTTTGATCCTAACACAGGTGAGCTAGAATCAATTATGATTCCACAACAAGGTGGGGTCTTTAGTTTATTTTCCACAGTTAAGCACTTTTTTATTCCTTGGAGTACAGTAATTAAGATTGGAGATGAAGTAATAATTGTAGATTTGAATTCAACTGATTATGATCAATATTTGAGCCATGCAGAATATTAG
- a CDS encoding general stress protein, giving the protein MPKFTIGGAKDMPKVLGLFNDQEAAKSAISSIKDLGISEDKISLVAKNGEDQDIEAGAEMGAEGQNLVDGTTTGGAIGGVAGVLASAGLLAIPGLGPVLAAGPIAAGLTGAAAGGVTGGLVDYGIDQQEGERYAGEVEGGNILVAVEDTEQEKINDVAAKLKDAGSYDVATH; this is encoded by the coding sequence ATGCCCAAATTTACTATAGGAGGAGCTAAAGATATGCCAAAAGTTTTAGGATTATTCAATGATCAAGAGGCAGCTAAAAGTGCAATTAGTAGTATCAAAGATCTAGGAATATCTGAAGATAAGATTTCACTAGTAGCAAAGAATGGTGAAGATCAGGACATTGAAGCTGGAGCGGAAATGGGAGCTGAAGGACAAAATTTAGTAGATGGAACTACTACAGGTGGAGCTATAGGAGGAGTGGCAGGTGTTTTAGCTAGTGCTGGATTATTAGCAATTCCTGGTTTAGGACCTGTGTTAGCTGCTGGACCTATAGCAGCAGGTTTAACAGGTGCTGCAGCAGGTGGTGTTACAGGTGGTTTAGTTGATTATGGAATTGACCAGCAAGAGGGTGAAAGGTATGCTGGTGAAGTTGAAGGTGGTAATATTTTAGTAGCGGTAGAAGACACAGAGCAAGAAAAAATTAATGATGTTGCTGCTAAATTAAAAGATGCTGGATCTTATGATGTAGCTACTCATTAA
- the dapB gene encoding 4-hydroxy-tetrahydrodipicolinate reductase: MLKKIVVSGANGKMGREVVRMIAGKDDFELVGAVDVTGVGEDINQLLSLDAPVVRISDDLAETLDQTQADAVIDFTNPTVVMDNIKLTSQKGIDIVVGATGITEVDLEKIEKMSQENGNKVIIAPNFAIGAILMMQFAQQAAKLMDNVEIIELHHDKKIDAPSGTAIKTAELISKNLSKKKEKVEEIEKITGARGGEHDDINIHSVRLPGFVAHQEVIFGGLGQTLTIRHDSINRKSFMPGVELAVRKLDEIEGVVYGLDNLIEI, from the coding sequence ATGCTAAAGAAGATAGTAGTATCTGGAGCTAATGGAAAGATGGGTCGAGAGGTTGTTAGAATGATTGCTGGGAAGGATGATTTTGAACTAGTAGGAGCGGTCGATGTTACAGGAGTTGGAGAGGATATAAATCAATTGTTAAGTTTAGATGCCCCTGTTGTAAGAATTAGTGATGATTTAGCTGAGACTTTAGATCAAACTCAAGCAGATGCAGTAATTGATTTTACTAATCCTACAGTTGTTATGGATAATATTAAATTAACTAGTCAAAAGGGAATAGATATTGTAGTAGGAGCTACTGGAATTACTGAAGTAGATTTAGAAAAAATTGAAAAAATGAGTCAAGAGAATGGAAATAAAGTTATCATAGCTCCTAATTTTGCTATTGGAGCAATTTTAATGATGCAATTTGCTCAACAAGCAGCTAAGCTTATGGATAATGTAGAAATTATTGAATTACATCATGATAAAAAGATTGATGCTCCATCGGGAACAGCAATTAAAACTGCTGAGTTAATTAGCAAGAATCTCTCTAAAAAGAAGGAAAAAGTAGAAGAGATTGAAAAGATAACAGGTGCTCGTGGTGGAGAGCATGATGATATTAATATTCACAGCGTACGTTTGCCAGGTTTTGTTGCTCACCAAGAGGTTATTTTTGGAGGTTTGGGTCAAACTTTAACTATTAGACATGATTCAATTAATCGTAAATCTTTTATGCCAGGTGTTGAATTAGCTGTTAGAAAGTTAGATGAAATTGAAGGTGTTGTTTATGGATTAGATAATTTGATTGAGATTTAA
- the dpsA gene encoding dipicolinate synthase subunit DpsA yields the protein MTLKRLANKKVALLGGDDREIELLSILLKEGADLQVLGHSLRVGVQNLTVVNSLEELDMDLDAIIAPMTGTNDSYQVKKTFSDREVILTEDFFAQLNAGSKFFIGFAKPKIKEWCKEYDIELIELAALDELAILNAIPTAEGAIEIAIREMPINLHNNNSFVLGLGRVGITLARMLKGMGSNTYGVARKPKDLARALEMGLNPVDFKDLANEISKADFIFNTVPVLILNGELLERVKSEAMIIDLASYPGGTNFEAAKRLGIKAELALGLPGKVSPRSAGQILGKIIPRLILE from the coding sequence ATGACTCTCAAAAGGTTAGCTAATAAGAAGGTTGCTCTTTTAGGTGGAGATGATAGAGAGATAGAATTATTGTCTATATTATTAAAAGAAGGCGCTGATTTGCAGGTGCTTGGTCATTCACTAAGAGTTGGTGTTCAAAATTTAACAGTAGTTAATTCATTAGAAGAATTAGATATGGATCTAGATGCTATAATTGCTCCTATGACAGGTACTAATGATAGCTATCAAGTAAAAAAGACTTTTAGTGATAGAGAAGTTATCTTAACAGAAGATTTTTTTGCTCAACTGAATGCTGGGAGTAAATTCTTTATAGGGTTTGCTAAACCAAAGATTAAAGAATGGTGTAAAGAGTACGATATTGAATTGATAGAATTAGCTGCTCTTGATGAATTAGCTATTTTAAATGCTATACCAACTGCTGAAGGAGCTATTGAAATAGCTATTAGAGAAATGCCAATTAACCTACATAATAATAATTCTTTTGTTTTAGGTTTAGGAAGAGTTGGTATAACATTAGCTAGAATGTTAAAAGGAATGGGAAGCAATACTTATGGAGTTGCTCGTAAACCTAAAGATTTAGCTAGAGCATTAGAAATGGGTTTAAATCCTGTTGACTTTAAAGATTTAGCTAATGAGATATCAAAAGCTGATTTTATTTTTAATACAGTCCCAGTTTTAATTCTAAATGGAGAATTATTAGAAAGAGTAAAATCTGAGGCAATGATTATTGACTTAGCATCTTATCCAGGTGGTACTAATTTTGAAGCAGCTAAAAGACTTGGAATTAAAGCTGAGTTGGCTTTAGGATTACCTGGCAAGGTTTCTCCTAGAAGTGCAGGACAAATTTTAGGTAAGATTATCCCTCGCTTAATATTGGAATAG
- a CDS encoding dipicolinate synthase subunit B, with translation MEFTGKSIGFALTGSHCTLAKAMPAMQELVDIGFDVTPILSEAVLTHETRFGNPEKWRSQVIEITGNEPMTTIPEVEPIGPRNLFDLLVVAPCTGNSAAKLANAITDSAVVMAMKAQLRNERPVILAIATNDGLGNNAKNLGYLINTPNIYFVPFGQDNPEGKPNSLVSRMDLIVDTVKYALEGKQIQPVVIEYKGI, from the coding sequence ATGGAATTTACAGGTAAAAGTATTGGTTTTGCTTTGACTGGTTCTCACTGTACATTAGCCAAAGCTATGCCTGCTATGCAAGAGTTAGTAGATATAGGATTTGACGTGACCCCTATATTATCAGAAGCAGTATTAACTCATGAAACTAGATTTGGAAATCCAGAAAAATGGAGGTCTCAGGTAATAGAGATTACTGGCAATGAACCGATGACTACTATTCCAGAAGTTGAACCCATAGGTCCTAGAAACTTATTTGATTTGTTAGTGGTTGCTCCTTGTACTGGTAATAGTGCTGCCAAGCTAGCCAATGCTATAACTGATAGTGCGGTAGTTATGGCAATGAAGGCGCAGTTGCGAAATGAACGTCCGGTTATCTTAGCGATAGCTACCAATGATGGGTTAGGGAACAATGCTAAGAATTTAGGTTATCTTATCAATACACCAAATATTTATTTTGTTCCTTTTGGTCAAGATAATCCCGAAGGAAAACCTAATTCACTAGTATCTAGAATGGACTTAATTGTAGATACAGTTAAATATGCTTTGGAAGGTAAGCAGATTCAGCCGGTTGTTATTGAGTATAAAGGAATCTAA
- the dapB gene encoding 4-hydroxy-tetrahydrodipicolinate reductase codes for MKRIVVVGANGNMGRTVVRMIEQVQDFELVGAVDVSRKGEDIHQILGLDSPGVKINDNLKSVISKTNPDLVIDFTNPEVVMENIKTTISQGIDMIIGTTGISEEELDQIRELNIERNNILIAPNFAIGAVLMMHFAKQGVKFMDDIEIIEFHHNRKLESPSGTAVKTAEAIKKNQNQEDDIEQIEKISGVRGGKINGINIHSVRLAGLVSHQEVILGSLGQTLTIRFDSISRESFMPGLKLAIRKIEDIEGLVYGFEKLLDI; via the coding sequence ATGAAAAGGATAGTAGTGGTTGGTGCTAATGGTAATATGGGTAGAACGGTAGTTAGGATGATTGAACAGGTTCAAGATTTTGAATTAGTAGGTGCAGTTGATGTTAGTAGAAAGGGAGAAGATATTCATCAAATTCTAGGACTAGATAGTCCCGGGGTTAAAATAAATGACAATTTGAAATCAGTAATATCAAAGACTAATCCAGATTTAGTAATAGATTTTACTAATCCTGAAGTAGTTATGGAGAATATTAAAACTACTATAAGCCAAGGAATAGATATGATAATTGGAACTACTGGTATTTCTGAAGAAGAATTAGATCAAATAAGAGAATTAAATATAGAGAGAAATAATATTTTAATTGCGCCTAATTTTGCTATTGGAGCAGTATTGATGATGCACTTTGCCAAGCAGGGGGTTAAATTTATGGATGATATAGAAATTATAGAATTTCATCATAATCGTAAGCTTGAATCTCCTTCTGGAACAGCTGTTAAGACTGCGGAAGCAATTAAAAAAAATCAAAATCAAGAAGATGATATAGAGCAGATTGAAAAAATTTCTGGAGTGCGTGGTGGGAAAATAAATGGTATTAATATTCATAGTGTGCGTTTAGCAGGTTTAGTTTCTCATCAAGAGGTTATACTTGGAAGTTTAGGTCAAACTCTAACTATACGTTTTGATTCGATCAGTCGTGAATCTTTTATGCCAGGGCTTAAATTGGCAATTAGAAAGATAGAAGATATAGAAGGATTGGTATATGGATTTGAAAAGTTATTGGATATTTAA